Within Buteo buteo chromosome 10, bButBut1.hap1.1, whole genome shotgun sequence, the genomic segment TCCAGGCTCCGGGAATCACCGTCCAGCTCTTGGCTACGCAGGAGCTGGGGGGTCCCGtgagccccccccagcatgTAGATGCTGACCCGGGGGGGCACGGAGGTGTCGGGTAGGGACGTGCCGGGGGATGCCAGCGACTCCTTGAAGAGCTTCAGCTCCGCCTGCACCACCCGGAGCTGTCGGTGGAAAGCCTCGGTGCGGGAGAGGAGGAGACGGTAGCGGTAGGGACCGCGGGGGTCCTGGTGTCCCTGGGGGTCCTGATGTCCCCCGGGGATGGCCGGCTGACGCAGCACTGCGGGGACAGGGAGGACAGATGTCGTTAGAGATGGCAATCCACCCTGCCAGCCAAGGCTCGTGACCAGCTCCTGTCCGGCAGCCAAACGGCCGTCTCCAGGGAATCACCCCAACCCCGAGGGATGCTGAGGCCAGGGAGATTCGGCCCCCATCCTCAGATCACTTGGAACCCACCGTCTCCAGGGACCCCCAGCCGGAGGGTCTCACTGAGGAGCCCCAGGACCTGTCGGGGTGACCCCCACCCCACATCCTggctgtccccccccgccagccaAAGCAGCAGGAGCGGAGTATTTCCCTAAATCATCCCAGATCCGGATAAAACCCCAAAGTGGGGCTCAAGCTGGGGCTCGAGGGATGGCACCTCCGCTCACCCCCAACCCGTCTCGAACCCCGCTCCGAGCACCCACAGCTGCCGCTGCGCCGCTGATCAAAGCTTCCACCCCAAATTTcctgggttttgtgtttttaagcaAAACCAGCTCGAACGGTGGCTCCTCCCCAGTGTCAGGGCAAAGGAAACAGCCGGGATAAGGATGACCACGGTCACGGCGATTCATGCCCGGTCATGTCCCGGCACACACCGAGGCAGCCGGGCTGGCGTGACCGAGCCGGGACACGTTGGGGGGACACGCGTGTGTGTGCCGGGGGGGGAACACGACGAGGGTCACGGGATGCGCGTGGATCGGCGGACACTTACGCGTGGGGGTCAGGCGATGCAGGCGCCTGGTCCTGGGCAcggctccctcctcctcccgaCTCCGGTTTCCCATCAGCTCGGCCACTTTCTGCTGGTACAACCGCTGCGCTCTCCGGATGCTCTCCTGGTCCAGCCGGTGCCGGACCACGGGGGGAGTGGGCATCCCCAGCCGCTCCAGAATCCCCTTTTTGATGGCTTCCAGCTGGAGCTTGTCCTCGTCCCACGCGTGGGGCCTCAGCTCCACGCcggtgagaagcagcaggagctggaggcagcCGAGGGCGGCCCCGAAATCCCGCAGGACCCTCGGCATCGCGCAGGCAGCCGGCGGTCCCGGGGGGATTTATTTGCAAAACCTCTTGCGCAAAGGCTGGTCGTGCAGCTCCCGGCGATGCTGCCAGGGGGAATGAATGAAGTGGACCAGACCTGAATTTATAGGAGCCGAACTTTGCCCGCCCTCCGtcccccctccctgtcccaGGCTGCCGGCGGGTGACGCCGGAGTAAACACCCAGCAGGAATCTCTCCTCTCCGCCTGGGATTTTGTATGGGAGCTCTGGCGGTGCTGGAGTTGGGTGATTTGCAAGCTGGTTTGCAGCTGTGGAGATGAAATATATGTAATACTTTTTCTCAGACACAAACATTTCCCTTCCACCTCCCGTTTTCCTCGCGGATCGCCATGCCAGCTCATGGCCGTTGGGGGATCCCCCTCACCTCCCCTGCCCCGTCGGTGAGGGGCAAGCGGCTGCGGGCAATATCCCATGGCCTCGGAGGTGGCAGAGGGTGATGGAGAAAGGATGATGTGAGGGCAGCACCATGGTGCAGCTTGTCCATCCCTGCATCCTCGGCTGCCTTCTCTGTCCTTCGCCTCGCGCCGGTCCCCGTTGGCACACGGGTCCCCGTTATGGCGTGGGACGGAGCCAGGCACGCAGCCCATTCCCTAAAGCCCCTCggaagcagaagcagagcaagGAAGCAGCGGCCAGGCAGCCCGGCTCGTGCCGGCACACTCACGGAGGAGGGAGCGGATCAGCGTTGGACCTCGTCCTACCGAACCGACGCCACAGCCCGGCTTGCGGCAGCGGCTCCCCCGTGCAGCCGATGACCGGTGTGGCCAGGGAATGGCTCTGCCCCGGGCCCGGTCCCTCCTGAAGCAATGGTGGCCTGGGTTACATCATCCCTGGGCGGCCCGAAGACGGTCGGGATGGAGCCGGGCACGCCAGGCTGGCACGGATCCAGCGGGGCCACGTGCGTTGGGAAGTGCCGTGCCAGACCGGGGCTGCCCACGCACCGGGAAAGAGAAAATCCAAGGTGGGAACAAGCCACCGAGGCCGGTACGGGACCACCTGTCTCTCGCCTTCTCCTAAGGGATGCTTTGACCAAAAAAGATGAGCAAAGGGATGAGAGACCCCCGGTCGGACGAGGTAATGGGCAggtcccccccccagcgctgGCCGGGGCAGGCGAGGCCGTTCCCAAATGTCCTGAAGTTGAGCCAAGCGCCTGGTCTTTAACTGTGCTCCTGCTACGGGATGAACGTGCTTACAGTAATCCCCCGATTTCCAGCTGGTTATTCTCTGCTCCTCCTCGGGAGCCAGCTCCAGCGTTACTCCTGCCTTTCTCACCCGGTTTCTTGAGGGGTTGCCTGAGGCAAACCCGAGACCAAACGTTTCACCCTAAAACACGTGAAAGGAGAAGTTTGTCGGCACGAGCAGCGTCAAGTGAAGGGGATcgccccggctccggctcctctgccctgctctggATCCGTCCTTGCAGAGGGACGGAtgaagaaggggcaggaggagcccACTCAGAGACCTCGCACCATTTCACGCTGCCTTTCTCTGCCCAGAACCTCCAGCTTGGAAAGAAACCCCATGTGTGGCTCACAGGGAAACCTCAGGGTCAGGTTTATCTCAAGTGCTTTGTCCCATGCGGAGTTGGGCACCGTTCTGCTTCTGCCGGGGGTGACACGGCCGGGCAGGGAAGACGCTCAGATGAGCCTCCCAACCCGAAGCATCTTCCCACCAGGAGCTGGTCCAGACACTGGCTCCTCAGTGGGTGCTTTCGTTCCAGCCGGATCTGCGGGATCCTTAGGGAGTTCCCGGGAGCACCAAGCACCCCTGTGATCCCCTTCCCTGGGGATTTCATCAGCTGGGGTGACTACAACCCTTCAGCCCTCCCCCAATTCAAGGAAGAAGGGAGATGGAGCATCACCCCAGGAGGACCACAAACCTCCAGGTAACACCCCGGGGCAGAACCGCCATGCCACCCCGTCCACCCCAAACATCTCCAGGTCCCCAGCAGGCACCAGTCCGGCCACCAGCACCCTCCACCATCTGCAAGGTGCCAAACACCCTTGTCCAAAGCCTAATCGGAGCCGTGCAGCACGTCCGGGCGCAGGAAGAGGCCTTGACCCACCAGCAATCACATTGGCCGGTCCTTGAGCAAGACCCAGCAAACCCCTAAATCCTGCAGTTCTGCTTTTGCAATGAATTTTCTAACCGTAGGCGCGTTGCGTGGTACAAGCCCCATCCACGAGTGACGCACAGTGGCTCGCGCCCGGAGAGCATCAAAGTTTGCCGAAGCCGGATGTTTTCTCCCAAAAGGCGCCAGCCGTGGAAGTCGGAGATTTACAGTCCAGCAACAGCCATAAAACTTGTGTTTTAAGAGCAGCGGTTGTGAATGCCGAGTGACCTGTTATGAAATGTCCCAGCGTGTCCTCACCAGCCTGCAAGATGCGATTGCACAGCCTCAGCCCCGTGCGTAAACAGCATCCCACGTTTCCTCCGGTCCTTACTGGGCCGTTAGTCCATCATCTTTTGCATCAGAAGGTCCGATTTCTCCAACACCTCTTCCTAGCGGGATGCAGGTTCCTCTCCTGTTAATGCATCCTACATGCATCCCTTGGCAAGGTACAACCAGAGCGCAGCTCTCACCCATCTGGCAGGGATCTGGAGTAGCGATTAACAGCAGCACTTGGCCACGGGATTGCTGGTGGCCGGGGACTCCTGGACCTTGGAGGGGCCAAGAGAGGggctgaggatgaggaggagctGATGTCCCGGTGCCGTCGCTCCTCTGCACGTGGCGAGCAGGAGAGAAACGGAGTTTTGGTGATTAAAGCATCACATGGAGGCCAGCGGCTGGAAAAGCTGCTAGAAAGTTCAGGAAAAGCTCAGCGCGTGCACTGCTGAGCCTGGAAAGATATAAATAATCTTTTTGCCTTCTCTCCATCTCCAGACAAGAGGTGGTCAGCAGGGACTACAGTGGGGGACACGGCAGATGCTCGCTGCCACCCCCAGAGCCACCCGCGGCTCCCAGCTGAGCCAGCACCGGGGAAAGAAGCCACGTTGCAAACACTGAGATTAAACgccaaaagaaacaagaagggGAACACGAACATTAGTCACTTCCCCATGAAATGCAAGCTGGCTGCAGCCCTCAACTTGAACCGACTCGAGCAGGGCTCAGAGCGGGATCGGCGAAGCTCCCGGCACCGTGCCGGACTGCGGGACGAGCCCCGAACCAGCCACGTGCAACCGGGGCTTCGTGGCTCCTCGAATGCAATTCCTTCTGCACTGTTGATGCGATCGTGGCTGGGGGGGCTGGCTCTGCTTCGCTCCCCCCgcagctccccccagcccgggTGGTGGGATGCTGATGGGGGCAAGCGCAGACGAAGGGGGTCCGAAGGGCTTCGATTCCCCGAAAAGCACGAAACTTCCCTGCGGCCGCTCGCCCGCCCGCACTTGCAGAAACCTCGGTTATTTTTGTAGCGTTCCTTATTGCAAGCGGCAGGAGGGGAAGTGCTGCCCTCCAGATTTTAGGTCTAGCAGTTCCCCGAGGCTGTTGAGCAAATGGCTCCTGAAAAGGCGCTGAGAGCCTCTGACAAAAGCTAGAGCCCCCTGAGAACCGGCGCGCATCAGCCCCAGGACCGACAGAGCGAGGTTACAGCATCCCATCATGGAGAGCACCCCGCCGCAAGGCAAACGGCGTTGGACTGGGTGCTCCCCGTGACCTACGGGACCGCCTGTGTTCCCCAAAACCACTCGGGTTGAGCAAGTCAGATGCTGGAGGGGGGGACGGACGGGACATTTCCTGCAAACTACCGCAAGCGAGTTAGATAATATTTCCCCATGGTGTATTTTTCAGTCAAGGGCTTAGAAGAGAAGAACAGCACGGCTTCCCCTATCTCTTGCCACTACGTGAAGCTTCAAGCAGCCCTTAGGGCTTGGTCTCTAGGGAATTTGGTGGCTGGAGGCAGCTTCAGCACTTCCAGGAGTAATTCAGGGTGAGAAAACCCTCGATGAAGGGAAGGAACCCAGCCAGCCTCCGAGATGGTCTATCGGTCACATCACGGACGAGGTTTGTTCCATCCCATCTCATTTCAGGTCTGGAAATGGGCGCAGAGGGATGGGAGACGAGGGCTCTCCCTCCGCTTCCAGCATGGGATGTTTGGGAAGCCGCATCCCGTGTTTTCCCAGCGCTGGCCACTGTCATGATGAATTGGCAGAGTGGAAGCTGTCTTGACCTTTAGACGTTTctaaataaaagacaaacagGATGGATCAGGTGAGCAAAAAGCAGGTTTTGCCCCATCACGGTGGgaatcacatttttcttccttcacagcATCTGCCAAAAATGAGACTTCTGCCCCACTTGGACAAAGACATTTCTGCCTTGACTGCACCCGCGGTCAATTATTAACTTGAATTCCCAGCCCCCTCAGCCTGGGAAGTGCAAGAAATGACTCCAATCCAACTGCCAAAAATGGAACTCTCGCTTGAGAGATCTTCACTCGCCACCCCAGCCACCTTCCTTACAGCAATGCTTTCGGCACGAGGAAGTTCTCCGCTTGCAGCAAGCATCTTTCCTGGAACGGACTCCCCGGACAGATGGATTTACAGGTAGGGTCTGTACTCTGGCTAGGATGCTTTACAGCTTGCAACGGTATTTCCCCTGCGGCAGACTTAAATCTGGTATAATGCCTTGAGAGCATCATCTGCATGAGCAGCAGGCAACAAGCTCAGCCTGGGCAGGATCGAAGTGATGGTTattgaaaagcagctttaaaaagaagcttttccGTGGTGTGAGCCTCTCTCCGTTCAAAGGGGGACGCGTCTTGCCCCTCTGACATGCCAAAACAGCCCTTCGTCTCCATTTTTAGCGTAGATCCAGCAGGTACCCCTAGGCTGAGGCTTTTGGCAGCATCGTGCTCTCTCGGGACGGCAGCGCTGAGCCCAGAAGCgaagaaaaaggcagcagcagaaggaaagctgCAGCTCTAACCAGGGGCCTGCCTTTGTGCAGGCTCCAAGCTGCGCTCAGGAGGGACCCAGATGAGCTCTAAATCCTTCTTCCAAAAAGCTTTCCAatacagagcagagggggaaaatAGATGAAGGAAATCAAATCCAACCTAGGCACATCCCAGAGCAGCGTCTCTTTTACCAAGCAAAGCCTCAGGAGATGCTACAAGGGAAGGACAACCCAGAAAGCTCCTTAAAACCGTAGGATTTTAAGAGCCTggatgttttttttaagtgcaaggCACAATTTTGGATGAGGCGTGAGAATGAAAGCTGCTGAAGAATTAGGCGAGGCTGCTGTTAGCCTAAcctccaagagaaaaaaaattatttatttgtgaaCCCGGGCATGGACCAGGCTTCATGCGCCTGTCAGGAGGGAATTAGTCACCGGAGCGTGACTCGGGGAAGGGTTGTGTACACAGGGCacgctgctcctgcagcagcagagcatccACCGCAGCGGGAAGCAGCTGGAGACGAGCagcaaaaagagattttttcccccaggccTGAGCCATGATGCTGGTTGGGAACCGGCCAAGAAAACCCCAGCCCGTAGCAGAGGTAGGTGGTGAATATCCATTTATATCTCCTGGAAGGCTGGGGCCAGACGATGAGCTACCTccaagcagcagggaaagaaaagcgTGGTTGAAATGCCACGGTGAGGAGCCCCAGCACGGGGAAATACTCAGCCAGAGCATCGTCCCTGGCATGGGAAGCTCATACTGGGAATTTTCCACTGCACCGGGAGCCTGTCCATCCCCAGCCACTCAGCGCAGGGTGCGAGAGGCAGCGAACCCTGACCTGGGACCTGCCCGCACATGCCTCCACCGAAGGCAGCGAGGGCCGCTCCGAGCGGGCAGGAAATTCCAGCCATTCCCCTGCACCAGATCCGCAGCTGCGAGTTTCTGATTGAAGCTCTGGGGAGCCCTTCGGCAGCGGCTGTAAGAGAGGGTGGGCTCTCCAGCACCTTTGCTTGAGGTCAGCTTTGATTTGCAAGCCGGGGGAAAAAAACGCGGAGAGCCAGCAGCCTGCCAGATGGATGCTGCCCAAAAATCCCACCTCATTTACGAAGGGTTTGGAGGGCTTGAGGagtgggggaggaagaaaagagggggAACAGAGCAGGCTGTTGCAAGAAAGAATTAAGATTAAGATCTATGAGGAGCCAGTCCGCCAAAGAGATATCCTCCCCAGCTCTCTGGATCCGCATCCAAGAAACCCAACTGGGATGCTCTACGATGCGCTTCCTTGCCACCAACCAGCGAAACCTTCGATCTCTGCCTCCAGAGAGTTGCAAAACGACCTCATCGACACATGGCTTACCCAACAGCATGACATCACTCTGGAAACACCACCTTGCAGGAAGAGCTTATCACTTTATAAAGCGAATTAAAAGGAGAGTGATTTCATCAGGGCTTGGCTCACAGGAGAGCCCGTGTCCTCTCCAGGGAGCATGTGTCCTGGCTCACCTTTGAGGAATGGCAAGATAAATGAGATGATGGCAAGATAAAAACTCCCCGGTGCCCATCGCACGCTGGGTACCAGCAAGtgtaataaaagcagaacacCACACTGCTCCAACTCCAAAGAAAAGGCTGGAGAACTCAATGAGATCACCACGGCAGCTCGGGAGAAAAACGTTCCCAGAGCTAGGACatcaaaaaaagacagagaagaagCAAAGATTCAAAAGGAACCGTaaagttttcctttctgatcCCCCCTCCAGCCACAAACCACCGTTAATTCTCCGCACCAGGGACACAGTAAGTTCTCACAGCCCAACTTTTGGGCTAGGAGCGCTGTGTGACCGCCCCGAGCCCTGTCCCACCTCGGTACGCCGGGCTGGCTCTGGGTTTTACCTGGGGCAGGCTTTAGCCCTCGGTCTTAGCAAAGCCGTGCCTCGCGGTAACAAATACGACGTCCAACCTGCTCCGCGGAGCAGCTGGTGAGGGGTAAACGCTGAATCCCCAACACCCTTGGTGCAACCGGCGCTCGCGTGGCAGGGACCCGATGGTGTTCCGTCACCGGTGACATCTCCGACgtctccttccctcccatctCTGCAACACCAGAGGAGGTGAAAGTCAGGACCACAAGAAGACCCCCCGGACCAAGCTGAAGCTGTTGGAAGTGTCAGACCTTCAGGCTGTCCCGGTCCAGGGTGAAGCTGAGCACAGTCAGGCTGTATGGCAGCACCATCTGGTGGCACCAGTCCTCCCCATCGCCCCAGTTTGCTCCCAGTCAGGACCAgtggcagcagggaaagggtAGAAGCCCGAAGGCAGCCAACACAGGGCTTCTACCTGTTCTCAGCCGAAGCCAGGTTGATTCACAACCCAAAAGGAGCAGCCGCTGTGGCAGCCAGCCTCCGGCGGCACTCAGCCGACAACCATGAAGAAGCCCGGCACGGCAAGAAAACTCTCTTGGGGAAGACGGGGAGAGCTCCAGGGTTAACAACTTGCTCTCAAGGAAAGCGGCACGCAATGGTGCTCGAGTTCGATGCACCCCAGCAGCTTCCAGACACGCTGCTCATCTTCCCACGATCCTCAAGGGAGCTCTTCCTCCGGAAAAGGAGCGTGGCGGAAGAAATCTGGCTAGAAAATGCCTTAGAGCTCCTTCCCAAGTGTCTTGGTAAGCCTGGGAGGGATTTGCAGCGTGTGGATCAAAGGCAGCTTCAGCATCACAGCAACTTCTGCTGCCAGCGGGTCACCTGCTGCACCCCACAAGGCTTCGTTGCTGAAACCCCCTTCGGTCAAGACTACGGAGAGGGGgagaactgctgctgctgtttaaacCCATGTGGGAACAGTAAAGGGTgtgtaaagcagaaaaactaTTAACTGACAGATctggaaaagactgaaaagattTAGGGTTCACCGGGCAATGCAGACTTTGCACGACATGGCTACGAAACTCAAGCGAAAAAGGAAACCGAAGAAGTCAGCGGGATGAGCTGCCATCGCCAGCTCCTCACGCATCTGACTTGAGCACACCCCAGTTTTACCAGACTCTTAACACCTTCCCCCAGGAAAGCAACCGCCTGTCTGGCCCTGCAGCACACTAGTATCTCCAGAGAAGTTTTGGGAAGCTCTTTGAACCCTGCCAGAGCGTGCCCTTCCCCTTCTTGTCTTCGGAACAGATGGCTGCAGACAGACCTGCTCGCGGGCAAATCCGACATCCCGTTCAGCCTTGCTCTTCACCCATGTGCAGAACACACACTGCGGATGCCAGAGGCACTAGCAAGCACCATACTGGGCCATACCCATACCTCATCTAAGAACAAAGAAGGGAGagttattctttctttgtttaaagTAATGCCATGGGCAGGGGGGATGCTTAAAACCAGAGTTAAGTCTTGTCCTCATTCCAGCTGAGGATGCAGAGAGGCAACTCCAATCGCTGGAGGACCGTGGCTCCAAACTCTGCTCTCCAAGACCCATGGAGAGCTTCTATCAAGCCTTTCctcattaataaaaatttaaaaaatctgagtAGAACtggtggttttggtgggggAAACATACAAGGGGGGTTATTAATCAGGTCCTTTCACCACTGCTTCCTGGAATTATCCAGCTCGGTGTGAAATGGGCAAGTCTCaaactcagaaagaaaaactcttCAGTAGCTTTTGCTCCCCAAAGCTTTCAGGATTACAGGCTCTCAAGAACTAACCGTGCTGCTGCATGCTTTGAAGAGTTGTCGTCAAATCAGGGCAAGGACACACTCCCCAGGCCCCTCTGTCTTAATACCAGTAACATTGAACAAATTTTGCATCACTATTTCAGTGCAGCACTCTGTTTAGAAGGGTGTCCGTTGCTCCGTTAGGCTATGTGGTCTAAGCAAGGGCTGGAAAATTTACCTCCGAGTACAAAGAAAGGACATAATAGATAAAAGAAACACACATACATAATAGAAGATGGCAAAATAAAACTTCCAAATATTCTCCTGAATAATATGACACAAACATCTAAGATATGCAGCTGAAGTCCAAGAGAAGGAGCCTAGACAGCATCTGTTCCCATTCTGAAAAACAGCCatgcaggacagggcaggggaTCCGCACCGTCCCAGGGCTCATCTCCAACAGCAGCAGGTGCTTAGGGAACAGTATAAAACCAAATACGCTGTTATCTGGTCAGTCTGTGATCATTGATATGTAATTGCCACCCTACAAAAGGGATCTCTGAAAATTACTTCTTCTGATGGTTGTTAAAGAACACCAGGAGTCAGAGTTAAACTCTTTATTTACTTTGAAACATCGGTTTAAATTTTCAGTTACAAAGTCCAGTCTAGCAATAGCAAGCTGAAAGTACGTTAACGGTTCTTTATTACACAGCCCTTTTGTGACACACTAGATTGTTTGGTTTTACAAGGCACTGCAAGAACacactgagaaaaacagaagccCCAACAGATTTAGAATCGTAGCTCCAAGAGTCCTGATAAGCATGAGATTGGCAACACCTGAGATACCCAGACAGACAACTGTTTATTTCACCACAATTAACGAAGAGGACCCGAGAGGCTGAGTGATGCTGTAACATGCATAACGGAGTCCAAACAAAACACCTAACCTTAAAGAAGAGACAGAATAACCTTCACAAATTTGGCCAACCTAACCGAGAGTGACAACGGAGTAGCAAATACTCTTTTTTCCATTGTCAGGTCTGAGTGTGTGTCAGAAAACCTCGAGAACTCAATTCAGTGCAGTTTCTGAAGAGCATCCTTGGATAAAGGGGATACCGAACAAGTTCAGCAGTTTCTCCCAGTGCCGAAAGCCCAGCCTTTCCATTCACTTTATGTGCGAAAGGCTCATCTGTCCCCATCACCACCACTCTGCTTTCCAAAAGTGAGCCCAGCACAGGACAAGGCACTCCCTGTTTAATCAAAGTAAACATTTGCAATTTAAGAAGCTGGTGCAATAGAAAACCTGAACGTGTATTTAAGTAGCACGGCGTTTTATTTAAGGGCAGTGTATAGTTTCACTTCCTATATTTAATTCCTATCTATGGGGAAGCATTTTCTTCTCTACTTTGTCTTAAAATAGACTGAGCAGAAGCAGATCTCGGGTTTCAATTAATACGATGAAGAATTAACAACATCCTCAGCTTTGGAGGTTTGGCAGAATATCACTTTCATCACATAAGACACTAATCAGACATGAATAcaagttttttaagaaaaagtgcACTTTATACTGCAAAACATTAGGGTTTCTGGTGCAAAAATAACAAATCCATCTACATCAAGATGTGTACTTATGGTATCAACCAGGGGTATTTTATCCAAGCCAACAgataaaatttgaaagaaagccTTTGCAACTCTGAAATTTCTCTCATTAAAATATTATCAGATAGCATATTAAAGTAAGTAAAGAAGACAACAGGAAGGAAGTTACTTTGTGAAAAGTATGTACAAATTAATTGCCGACAATTTTATTATCTGCACTGCGGGATGAAATCtgaaaatcataattaaaaaaaccacacaattGTACTTTCTATGTCTAAACATAACTGGTTTCCAGTCAGCTTTCAAACACTACCACTCACTCTTGAAGTAGCTTAGTGTCTGAGCATCAGCTGTGTGGTTAGAGAGTTAGAAACACCCTATAAGTTAAAAAAGATGCACGAGTCACAACAAGTTAAACCATGAAATAACATGGTCAGACCATAATTGCTGCTTTACTCTAGCGCCAGCTCTTGTGTTAGTGGGGAGTTACCAATTCATTTACATGGTTTTCccatttttggttttaagaagCTCCTCCTACTGCAATTCCTTTTATACATAAGAAAGCCCGCATGCGAGGTCAACAAATCACGCACTCAGTCAAATGAAGATTATTTGAGTATTAGAAGCAACTTCAGTGGATTATAACTTTTTTAGacttttcattaacaaaaataacaacacTAGGAGCCTGTGCTGTCCATTTGCGAGTCTGCAGGCCTGGAAGCTCCTGGGCTTTTATTCCAGGCATGGCACTGCGTGACAGCAGCCCAGAATAATCCCCTTTGCCAGCTGACTGAGGCACTAAAAGGTTAAATATTGCCTACACAACCGGCAGAACAGTGAGAGACACACCGGAGTTTGAATGCTACATCTAAGCATGACTGTCTAGGTAAGTAAATACGAATAGTACAGTTTCCTACCTGACTTACCACAGTATGTGCAGTACAAACCCTACAGAGATAAAGATAAGTTGACATATTAGATCAGAGCCCTGGTTCAATGagtctgtttttctgctgcGGGCAGCAGGCAGTACCCAAGCATCAGGCAATGCTTTACAACGTGATGCTGCATGTAAACGCCTTCTCAATTTCTGCAAGGAGTCAGCCAGGAAGCATTTATCTCAAATTTACTCGAGACGCCTTGCCTTTGCAT encodes:
- the GDF15 gene encoding growth/differentiation factor 15, yielding MPRVLRDFGAALGCLQLLLLLTGVELRPHAWDEDKLQLEAIKKGILERLGMPTPPVVRHRLDQESIRRAQRLYQQKVAELMGNRSREEEGAVPRTRRLHRLTPTLLRQPAIPGGHQDPQGHQDPRGPYRYRLLLSRTEAFHRQLRVVQAELKLFKESLASPGTSLPDTSVPPRVSIYMLGGAHGTPQLLRSQELDGDSRSLDLTAAVQPWAAGPEDTLRLELAFTADVSALLATSGGETLVLEVETHETTAGRGARRARGLEEECGKSDGKCCLKSLKVSFQDIGWADWVIAPNSYYMRFCEGSCPHNYKPASMHAQIKARMHSLSKATPPPCCVPAGYDPMVLMHYDGEGRLVSTLFEDMLVTRCHCA